GAgtgatggatagatggatgaagGGAAGGACAAACTGACagagaaatgcaaacaaaatccCAGGATAGTTTTATAAAGTCATTTACatctttcacattaaaaacatataGCATCAGCATCAGTCTGTATTTAAGAGACAGGAATTAATCTCGCAacttttcaacatatttttacctgccaggcttttatttttagaaggCAAACGCCAAGTAATCCAATCCACCAAGAAGGAGCTGACTGCATGTTAGTGTCCATAAATCTCACCTGCCAGTGGTGGAACACAGACAGCGCGAAGGCCTgaccctgtgtgtgtgtgcgaagGTCAGTCTCAAAGCCGAACGAGTCTATGGCCGGGATGAAAGCCTTGATGGTGTAGAGAGGAGAGCCGGGTATGGGTGCATCCTGGGTGACGTGACCTCTGACAGATGGCAAAcaaagattatttcaataagaaaatgaaaaacgaTGAGTGTGAAGCTTGATTTAGGAGGTAGACAAACCTTCTTCTAGCCAGAACGGTGTAGACGGCAGATACACAGTCAGCTGGAGCCTGGACCTCCACAAAGTAATACGGCTCCATTAACCTTGGAGTGGCCTGAAATGAAAGGGTTACTACAGATTAAAGTAGGAAGAAAGGCCCAAAGAAAGTCTGTAACATATTGATGAGATTCCAAAAACAGCATCACAGTTTAATTAAACTCTTCTCTAATAGAGGTAATTAACTaattaactatttaaaaataataagaaaaaaacaggtttcGAACacttttcaaggtaagttttcaaacttttccagcagcaCACTTTggagattaaaaacaacataaatgaacaaaaagacaGATTCAATTTACAATTATATGAtaatgtaaactaaaatatagCTAAATGCTGTATTCTAAAGGTCTCTTTCATGCATCCTATATGTCTTACTGGTCTGAGAACAAAatactaatttaacaaaaaagaaaatccaacaaATTGTGCTAAGGTAAATAAAGTTTCTGCTCAAATACAACAtacaaaaagtcataaaaatctctaaaacattttcttgcaaaaataattttggtcactctaactgacctgaaaaaaaaaaacaacttcagacattgacaaaaaaaaaaaagtctttttattaggtgtatGAAAATATATGGTATCAACTGAAAAATTGCACAAAACTGTGCAGCTTGAATATCAAGCATTTTCAACAATCAAGCACCATCAAATCCTTGAAAACACCTgattgaaattcaagcattttaaagGATCTGAAACACCTGTAGCaaccctggaaaaaaaaatctgaaaggctCTGACCATGAGAAAGGCGGAGTAGACCACCCTCCTGGCTGTGGGGATGACCTGACCTCCTCCTCTGTGGAGAGGCTCCTGAGCGATGACGGCATCCAGGATCTTAAACTTCACATTTCTAATAGCTGACAggaaccaaaacaacaaaaatatgaataaatcagTCAACATTTAATTCAGATTAAGAGTCAAGGTTCTTACGCTCATCACACAGAGGTCCCTCCCTGGTGCCCCACTGGAAGCCCTGAACGATGCTGTCTTTGACTGAACCGAGCAAAGCTTTGTCCacctgcagaaaacacacaatggCTCTGAGACTCTCTGGAAGAACAccatattttaatcaaaacattcatcaaaaacaagcaaaaagacTAAATTTAGGTTTTCTTGATAACCTAAggaactaaaacatttaatttcatgctTTTCGCACTCAAATCTCTAGAGTTCTCCATCcatttttaccctttttttaaacctataaaaaaaaaaccttcaacatGAATTTGATGCAGATAACAGGAAACCATAAAGCGTGAAGTTTTAGGCACACATTGGGGATCTGCTGAGAGATGTGGAGGCAGTATTGCAGATTCAATATGATTGAATGTATGAAGTGTGTATATATAATGAATTTCTGctaaacaaccaaaacaacaaaattgaaaacacaattttttcttcctgttcttgACCTGAAAACCATTTAAATTGAGTTTCAGATggagaaaaatcagcaaaaatcagctttttgtaCAAGACAAAAACGAGGtccatttaattaatttattgtggCAAACGCTGGAAAgcaaaaacatgataaaatatgaatacataTCTAAGAGTTGTGCACAAAATTTCTTGCCAATCATTTTTCTGACTTGCCTCCGAAGGAAGCGTGTCGTCCACGAGAATATTTGGCCCCGTTGTGTCTGGTCCAAAGGCCCAGATAGACCTGGCAGCCAGCAGATCCCAGTCGTACTTCGTCTGGAAGAACTCTCCCAGCTTCTTCCTGCCATGACAAAACAGGACAGTTACTGGTTGGGGGTGGGGAAGTGATGGGAGGTGCAGTGTGTCAACTGGAACATTAAAGAAATTGCTTTATTCGGGAGACCAACGGGGGGGTTAATGGAAGAGAGGTATGTGCTATTATATGGTGCCACAACCAGGTCCAGATGGCCTCACAGACAGCAAGCCTCACTCAAGCAGAGGATGTAATCAGGCCTGCTCTTCATACAAGAGGAACGGGGAACTGCTTGCATGCTTTCAGTACacaatttaattaaacagaGTGAATTAATTAACAGGCAAACGTGAGGTAACATTGTGGGGGCATTTCTGTGATGCACAGGCAGCTACTCGGCAGCGAGCGCAAAATTATTGTCGAGCACTTATGTATTTAGCAACTTCCAATGTTTCACTTCTTAAATAAGTTTTTCCTCCACTGCCTTCTCTGACGGCGTTTAATTGCAGATCCTCGTTTTTCAATAACTGCTCATTAATCCCAGCAAAGGATGAAATGAGAATAAATGGTCAGAAAAGCGCGGAAATGTGGAGGAATTAAGCTGACATCAAAGCAAAACGAGAACATCTGACATGAAAGGCACATTGTATCACCCGGCTAATAAAGCAGTCAATtaaactgcagctgctgcagcagcagcagcagtgagcGGGAGAGTCTTTAGCAGCGTACCTGTTCCACGTGATCTGCACCACTTCGTTCTCGATGTCCTCGGCGAGCCCCTTCTCCAGAGGCTCAGCGATCATGGTGATCTTATTCCTGGAAATCAAACCAATCTcagtttgtgttgctttatcTGACTTGTGTATTGCCCAGTCGAGCAGCTGTAATTATCTGGTGAAGCGTCATCGGATTACACTCTTGCCATTGTGTTCGACTTGGATCTGATAAAATGAGGGTAAATACTCACTTTTTGTTGGGCGTCTCAGCAAAACACTTAAGAGACGAAGTCTCAACCACCGTTTCACAAAAGGTCACAACAGGATCAGCGACCtgaagagaaaatgttaaaaagagaTTCGTTTAAGAAAACCGTATcaacaaaagcatttaaaaaaaataaataaatcacttttcaaCTGCAATAAGGACAATAATCCACACGTTTTTATTTGTGGTGCCATTTTGTTTGCATATGAAACACACAGTCATGTTCTGCTGAAGTGAGCTGGTTGCAGGTTTCACAGGGTTACATACATGTATActctgataaatatttaaaggggcagtataaAGTATTTTCCAGGTtattttataccacaatcaaCTAACAATGTCACTTTTAAGTTagtataaatattatttatatattaaacaTGACTAAAtcaatttgattttgtaatttgacatcttgaaattgggcctctgtctctttaagaagcttgtGCTCTTTCCGACACTCGTCCTTCAGCACATCGATcaacaatgcttctcattatgcTATTTACAACTGTTCTTAGGAGCAATAGTTCTTAATGAACTcagctcagttccaccaggtgtttgccaattgctgctgctgctgctagtctgaaggagttgagtgggaGAGGAATTACAGTCCGAGTAAACCTTAGTGCATTAGTCGCAAAAATTATTAGAAGTACTGTGAGTTAAAAGTCCAAACATCAATCAAAATGATATAGATGTATGAGTTTGTCTATGTGCTCAGGGCTCCTTTTGCATCAATTATTGAGTTATCACAGCAGGGCTACAAAGGTGTTAAAGAAGTCAGGTTGCTATAACAGCAACATTGATATTGGTGACTCTGGTGTTTCATTTTTCCTCTGGACAGGGCTTCTTAGCATCACTATGAGGTTCATGTCAGACCAGCCTGAAGGCCAGTCAGGCTCAGTGATGTCATGGTCACTGAAGTAGGTGCTTCTGGCAGTGTGGGCAAAACTTCTCTGCAGAGTTTGTGTCTCTGCACAGAATCAAAGCTCCATGCTATGGACATTGCTCCATGTCCTGAATACTTCTGTGTGGATGTGTCTTGAAGCACCACCTTCAGTCGCTGCAACATTTTGGGAACTGAACAAGGACTCTTGATTGGGGCTTGCTATGCAAAAGGGATGATTATTTTCTCCTTCCTTCACTCTGTAACCTTCAGCATTTTGTGTAATGTCCTTTGTGTCCAGTGTGAGCATCTGCTGCTATGAGTCTCTGTCCAGCTGGCTAAATGCTGCATTAGCAGGTAAAATGAAAGTTCATAACATTTGGAATATATTAGGCAACAATTATTGTACTCCAGACAGTCCTATGCGATATGAATTTTGAACGCACTGCTATAGCAAAGACTATATATATTCGAGACATATTGTGCAGCCTCTGAAGGTTGCAGTTGTCTTTGTTACTCGACACATTTTTctcctttgatttttttcttccactcaacatTCCATTAATACGCTTCGATGCAGCATTCTGTAAACTATGTTTTTTTGCAATGACTTTTGCGGTTCATTTTGCTTGGTGTCAACAAGCACTCTTTCCTGATTGTGAAAGTTATAACATTAcaattttatgttattattgattaaattatctatgacatattttcttttcgTTCAGTAATAAGCTGAAGTTGTCTTAGTATTTGCCTTCTGAAtttaattaccaaaataaatgacCTCATCAGTGACGATCTGTTATATTAAGATTCACCTGCAGTTTCTTCCTAACCAACCTAAATTGTTGTAGTTACATAATTATAATGGACATTTTTACGTACTTTAATGTCAATTTCGGAGTACATCTTCCTCAGATCATGCATGACACAATCCAGGTAAAGCTCTCCTGTCCCTAAGATGACATGCTCTCCAGACTCTTCCACCTGAAACACAGTCAACACATCAATCAGCTCCGACAcaccaaagtaaataaaatgattcGACACGGTGATGGTGCTCAGATGTACCTTTGTGGTTAGAGAAGGGTAGCTCTTGTTGACCTTCCTCAGTCCGTCCAACATCTTGGGAAGCTCGGACGGGTTTACGGGCTCCACGGCGATCTTGATGACTGAAGCTGTGTTAAACTTTAATGGCCTGAAAATCTGAGCCTGTTGGAGAAAGAGAAGTTACTTTATTGTGGTTCATAGTTCTAAATATCTTCTAAAACGTTTCTCAGTGATTCCGGACCTCTTCGTTCCCCCGTGGTTCTGTGATGGTGGCCGTCTTCACGATTGGCTGGTCACAGCCTTCGATCAGAACCCAGTTTCCTGCAGGAACTCGGTTCACTTCGATTTGGTATCTGAGATGGTGGAAGAGGTTGTAAGTCTACCAAGCAATCGCTGACAATGGACCTTCATAAACGAGTGAAACAGAAGGTCACCTGGCAACAGAGATCCAGAGGCGACCCACAGTGCAAATCTGCGAGTCTTCCTCGTCATCCAGCGTGTAGTTCTCTCCCAGAACCTTGACCGGCTGACCTGCCTGAATGGTACCGCTCAGAACCCTACCAAAGGCGTGGAACTGGACCCCATCCTCAGTGCTGTACATCTTAGTGGTGTGGCACATCAAGGGACCCTGAGGAACATCAGAAAGTAAGAAGAGGAGTCttgaaactaaaataatgttttgtggggtttttttgtttaatatttaaactttcctgtaaaaaaaatgtactaaaaCCATAAAATGACTCACATCAGGATCACATTCTGCCATGGCTTCTCCCAAGTCAGAGTCTAGTCCTCCTGTGTATGTGTGGTCTATCTTTATTTTAGCACCCTCTTGTGGTGAGGGGATGTGTTGCACGCACATGTCCACAAAacctgcaaagaaaaacaaaaaaatttatggTTTAATACAAAACCATtcattttttaaccaaatttttaaagaataaataaaaaaaacctggaagATATCTCTACAGtggtcagattttaaaaataaaccagacaAAAATGACAGACTGTCAGGAGAGGAAAAGAAGGGAATAGATGGGATATGGATGGAAgcaaaatggatggatgttgaaAAGAGACGGTTGGACGTAGGAGagatggacagacggacggatgTAACAAAGATAGATGGATGAAGAAAGGTAATACAGAAGTGAACTTTCCCAGATTGTAACAGCgaataaagtttgaaaatatccATATTTTCCCACAATCCTTTCCATATCCATATCCATCAAAACTAGGAGCAAAAACTTCATTCAAATTACAAATGAAGCACAAACATCAGACTCCGAGACGTACCGGTGAACTCTCCGAAGAAACGGTTACAGACCAGCCGGAGCAGAGGCCTGATGTTCAGCTTCAGCTCCTCCTTGGTCAAGTGGATCCCAAGTTCATCCAGAACCCGGGGCAGGGTGGTGTCCACATCCCCAACcacctggacacacacacacaaacacaccatttGGGGAAGGATCACACACAGGAGGTTTGAACTGAGAACTGAGAACTGAGCTGCTAATCttcaaggaaacaaaaacaaacaaagccaGCCATTTCGAACCTGTGAGAGGATCTTGTAAAGAGGCTCCAGGACAAACTCCACAAAGCTGCGCTGGGAGTTACTGGTGGGAGCTTTCTTTGTGAACTTACGACTAAAcagagaacaaagaaaaaaacatgaaggaagAGAAGAGCTTCACAGATTTTAGCAGAGAGGCTGAGTGCTCACGTTTTGGGGTTGAAATAAATGTCTCCCCAAAGCCGCTTTGCAAACTCGTTATAGTTGATATCACCTAGAAACAGAGGAAGGAGACAGGAGTGAGTTAGTGCTGTTTTCTATTATCCAAAGTGAtggtaaaagtattcacaccctcatattttactttcttgCTTTTCAAGCCTAAACAGTTAAAAGCCCTtttctttacaaacaaaatacattaattcGTCTGAAAATGCAGCAAGACAAAAGAGCAACTGAACGAAAAGTTGCAGATTTTATGTTAACTCAGGATATTTTTTGCCTAATATTCAAACATGTAGGGTTATTTAAAACgtataaaacagaacaaacaaaaaaaatcagcatgTTTACTGATAAGTGATCTCACCGTAGGTGTCTGAGTAGATCTTGGCAAAGGACCCCAGGGTGAAACAGATGCTGTACTGAGAGCTGGCGAAGCAAACATTCCCGAGGAGCGGAGACACCACCAAGTTCTCGTCTGTGGAGTACGTactgaaagacagaaggaacGTCACAAATACTGAGCCGGGGAAATCGCTTGAATCGCtaaagtacttttattttgaaactcaaatgttttttcatactttaaggTTTGCAGTTTTCCCCTGTTAATCGAACAAACCAGAATTACCTGAGCATACCGTTGACCTCATCCACAATGTGTCGAAGTTTATAATAAGCATCTGTTGGCGGCAGTTTGAGCTCAACAATGAGCCGGTCCACCTTGTTGATGCAGATGGTGATGGCCATGCGCTCCTGTACTGCATGTTTGATCAGGCGCTCCGTGTTCAGCATCACCTGGTCAAAGAACGACAGAAGATTGAATCACTTCttctaaaaaaagattttataaatataaatgaacttCTTAAGAAACGGCAACTCACTCCTTCAGCTGCATCGATAAAGAGGACAACTCCATCTGAGATCCTCATGCTGGATGTGACCTCATCAGAGAAGTTCACATGGCCTTTTCAAGGAGACATACtgtcaatgttttgtttatttttaagaaaacatcaCAGATAAACCTCTTCATTGAGCTAATATACAAGACCTGGTGTATCCATGATGTTGAAAAGGTAAGATTTTCCTCTGGAGTCAGGCAGCACCATCGTGACTGGAGTGCTTTTGATGCCGACTCCTCgctgataaaaaaaagcaccagaaacaacaaagacCCAATAACCCaatagatttaaataaatactgtctGGTTAATTAATGACAAATATGAATGAAGGGCTCACCTCCTGCTCAGTGAAAAGGATGTCTGTGTACCGgagctggaaaaagaaaaaagtcaaaatccaCGTTGGGTCGCAGTTGATTTCAACACAGTTTAAGTGAAATTGAAGCAGAAAACACTCACATCGACATCATCTCTCTTTCTGATTTCAGGATGAGTTTGCTCAATCAGGCAGTCCACAAAACACGTCTGAgaggaatgaaaacattaaGAGGGTAAAACTACATTAGTTGTCaaattattgtttaatatttcaatgacatttagtttttttcctaaCATTGTGACAAGCATGAATAACTTTCTCCCCTTAGGTGTTTCTCCAGCTTCTATAGCAACCTTTAGCAGCTCactaaaatcataaaaataggccctcatttttattttagctacatttttttttaacttgttttttgatcaaaatgCCAAGGACAATCCCCCAGCAAAGAACAGAGCATGATGTGAGAGAGCCAGCAGCAGCTAGAGAGCTGCAGCTAACCTTGCCATGGTGGAGGTGACCGCAGAGGGTGACGTTACGGATCAGCTCGGTACCGTCCATCAAATCTGCCAGAAACCTGCACGGACACAAAGGATGAAAGAGACGCATGTCACTCTGCTGAATTCTGAATCATCAGcatttttatctgaatttaACGGGCTACCCGACTCACTCCATGTCATAAACAGTGGCAGGTAACTCCTGCTCCATCAATGTGAACTTCTTGTGCTTGACTGGCTTGATAATGGGCTCTGAAGGAAAGGTAAATAAGGAAAAACTCATGAGAATAtcatttgtcttgttttcaaaGACAGAATTCTGTAACCATGTTAACAGCACACATTAATTTCAGAGTAATTCTGATTGCACAGAAATTATCTTCATATACATTTGATGTTTCAATAaaggtaaaattaaaattaaatgaatacagtcaaaaaacaaaaacatcaaaattacaGGGCAAGAAAAATGcataataaacatgaaaaatatgtgaGATCTCAGAGAAATTATATCTCTAAATCTTAGTTTTTGTAGTGTTTATAAAAGCAGAGTGATAAACTAGTTGTCAGACTGGCAAGCTTTCACAAAGTGataaatcagcaaaaaaaaagtcacgAAACTAAAAGAGCAGAACATGGTGAGTCTGGaaaacatactttaaaaaaatgtatgacaTCTTTACtgacatctttttgttttgtcgaTAGATTCAAGCaaacaaagattaaatcaaactttaaatttccATTTCCAGAACAAATACCTGCACAAGCCTGATTGTGCAAAGAGCATTGTAGAGAAAAAGAATGCAACTGGCAGATTAACAGGGAATACATTGACAAACGCGAGAGCTGGTAAAAAGTTTTTCAAGACAAAAAAGGCATCAAAGCAATTAGCTTGAAACTCACTGTGATATACTTTGACAAAAGAAGGTACACTtcaagagcaacaaaaaatggaaagaaatagGAGATAGAGTTTGTGGCAGGACTGTTAAAAAGGATCAACTGAATGGCATGACCAACAAACAGTCTTcaattgagaaataaaaacagtatatGACAAAACCCCATCTTGTAACATTTGTCCaccagaaaattacaaaacaatgtTGATGAAGAATATCGTTTTTCAGTAGTAAAATCAGTTTCTCAAACAACTCAAGCAGGAAGCAAAGTCTGGAGATGCAAAGACAGGTTTgatttttccataaaaatagtgttttaattttgtgattatAAATCCCAACACACATGAAActaaatattcttatttttacgTTTTCCCAGATAGACCTCATTTACACACATTTCTCAGTGCTTTTGTAAACAAATTCAGAATCTAATCAAAGGAAGCTCTGTAGAGGTACTAAAAGAAAGCTGTTCCAGATAATAAAATATGACTCaatccttgtaaaaaaaaaaaaatcttaatctcACCAGTAAGCGGTTGTGTGTCTTCTTCCTGGACAATAGTTTCTACTTCCGGCCCGTAAACCTCCTCCGCTGTGGGATAGTATTTCTTGTCCTCATGCAGGACCACCTCCATGCCAGGTACGTGCTCATCCTCATTTGCAGGctcatcttcttcatcttcatcccCCTGCAGGAAATAAACACAATGACAGGTTTTCCACTGAAATCTTTAGCAATTACAAGTAGTATTAATTTGAAAGATACCTCGTCAATATCCCTGTCCTCTGCATCCAGATCATCGTCATCGTCATCAGAGTCCAGCTCTGGACCGATGTAATTACCAAACTCGTCATACAAATCAGCCTCCATCTTCtacaaaactgcaaaggaaatcaaatatttagacTTGGGCTCATGTTGAAGAGAACACAGCAGCTCTGAGAAGATTAAACTTCCATGTTTTTGAGACCGAAATGGAACAGATATTTTGTAATGATAAAATGTTAGGGgtggaaaaatatgtaaaacaaaaagctggaaCAACCAGGTTGTGTAATCCTCCATGAAAACTACAGAACTTTTCtttctatacatttttttgACAA
The DNA window shown above is from Xiphophorus couchianus chromosome 16, X_couchianus-1.0, whole genome shotgun sequence and carries:
- the eftud2 gene encoding 116 kDa U5 small nuclear ribonucleoprotein component, whose protein sequence is MEADLYDEFGNYIGPELDSDDDDDDLDAEDRDIDEGDEDEEDEPANEDEHVPGMEVVLHEDKKYYPTAEEVYGPEVETIVQEEDTQPLTEPIIKPVKHKKFTLMEQELPATVYDMEFLADLMDGTELIRNVTLCGHLHHGKTCFVDCLIEQTHPEIRKRDDVDLRYTDILFTEQERGVGIKSTPVTMVLPDSRGKSYLFNIMDTPGHVNFSDEVTSSMRISDGVVLFIDAAEGVMLNTERLIKHAVQERMAITICINKVDRLIVELKLPPTDAYYKLRHIVDEVNGMLSTYSTDENLVVSPLLGNVCFASSQYSICFTLGSFAKIYSDTYGDINYNEFAKRLWGDIYFNPKTRKFTKKAPTSNSQRSFVEFVLEPLYKILSQVVGDVDTTLPRVLDELGIHLTKEELKLNIRPLLRLVCNRFFGEFTGFVDMCVQHIPSPQEGAKIKIDHTYTGGLDSDLGEAMAECDPDGPLMCHTTKMYSTEDGVQFHAFGRVLSGTIQAGQPVKVLGENYTLDDEEDSQICTVGRLWISVARYQIEVNRVPAGNWVLIEGCDQPIVKTATITEPRGNEEAQIFRPLKFNTASVIKIAVEPVNPSELPKMLDGLRKVNKSYPSLTTKVEESGEHVILGTGELYLDCVMHDLRKMYSEIDIKVADPVVTFCETVVETSSLKCFAETPNKKNKITMIAEPLEKGLAEDIENEVVQITWNRKKLGEFFQTKYDWDLLAARSIWAFGPDTTGPNILVDDTLPSEVDKALLGSVKDSIVQGFQWGTREGPLCDEPIRNVKFKILDAVIAQEPLHRGGGQVIPTARRVVYSAFLMATPRLMEPYYFVEVQAPADCVSAVYTVLARRRGHVTQDAPIPGSPLYTIKAFIPAIDSFGFETDLRTHTQGQAFALSVFHHWQIVPGDPLDKSIVIRPLEPQPAPHLAREFMIKTRRRKGLSEDVSISKFFDDPMLLELAKQDVVLNYPM